A single window of Toxotes jaculatrix isolate fToxJac2 chromosome 4, fToxJac2.pri, whole genome shotgun sequence DNA harbors:
- the si:dkey-93h22.7 gene encoding Fc receptor-like protein 5 isoform X1, with amino-acid sequence MFASLFLVMLGLCYCSSESDQLILEKPHLSGPSEALLKNITVFNCSLSSHPKNESILLKLFKRGSHARQLGEYTSLAGEPGLFHLVIKLTHEGNLECVASAQNNTNIKPTFSDKHHLKVVEPVKNAEIVVPSGAVELFEGQRLELLCNLAAGNHVSYKWLRNGQLISPSPVHPASHNFSISRATSEDSGSYTCMASNVFSSANSSEVVITVKDVVSAPEISFSVLKEDSHNYSAMVTCQSTKGTPPVTFSFYIGGALVGNVTSEDRSATFKVPLVLGQDSEIQCQADNGNYSKRSQSLPLKVEPVKNAEIVVRSGAVELFEGDPLELLCNLAAGNHVSYKWLLNGRLISPSPVHHKHLLISRATSKDSGSYTCMASNVFSSANSSEVVITVKDVVSAPEISFSVLKEDSHNYSAMVTCQSTKGTPPVTFSFYIGGALVGNVTSEDRSATFKVPLVLGQDSEIQCQADNGNYSKRSQSLPLKVEPVKNAEIVVHSGAVELFEGDPLELLCNLAAGNHVSYKWLLNGRLISPSPVHHKHLLISRATSEDSGSYTCMASNVFSSANSSEVVITVKDVVSAPEISFSVLKEDSHNYSAVVTCQSTKGTPPVTFSLYIGGALVGNVTSEDRSATFKVPVVLGQDSKIQCQADNGNYSKRSQLLPYKVVLVRGPVNITVDNEYDTGEYLAVVGLRLNCEVAEGSHPRYRWFLNNTLLHDRGSFYYVHNPSPKQSTLILSVERRSTGTYHCEVSDSFDNTTAISSINLYVDKEGLSRLPVLVVAVVFGCFTVLILLVSVCCFIGVVYRRRVYGKTSLLGLEMERRVAARGGELDLLDYDEDADLVKAVREDEFDQASEASVDEWPQIAEEEKTLEDEPVEIL; translated from the exons ATGTTTGCTTCCCTTTTTCTGGTCATGCTGG GGCTGTGCTACTGTAGCAGCGAGAGCG ATCAGTTAATTCTGGAGAAGCCACATCTGTCAGGTCCCTCTGAGGCTTTGTTGAAAAACATCACTGTATTTAATTGTTCCCTTTCGAGCCACCCAAAGAATGAGTCTATCCTGCTGAAGTTATTCAA GAGGGGTAGCCATGCCAGGCAGTTGGGCGAATACACCTCCCTGGCTGGGGAACCTGGACTCTTCCACTTGGTGATCAAACTTACCCATGAGGGAAACCTGGAGTGTGTGGCCAGCGCACAGAACAACACTAACATAAAGCCCACTTTTAGCGACAAACACCACCTGAAGGTTGTTG AGCCAGTGAAGAACGCAGAGATTGTCGTCCCCTCAGGTGCAGTGGAGCTCTTTGAGGGGCAGAGACTGGAGCTCCTCTGTAACCTTGCTGCTGGAAATCATGTTTCCTACAAGTGGCTGCGGAATGGTCAGCTCATCTCTCCGTCTCCTGTCCACCCTGCTTCTCATAATTTCTCGATTTCACG AGCCACCTCAGAAGACAGCGGCTCCTACACATGTATGGCTTCCAACGTCTTCAGCTCCGCCAACAGCTCTGAAGTTGTAATCACAGTCAAAG ATGTGGTGTCAGCCCCTGAAATCTCCTTCAGCGTGTTAAAGGAGGATTCCCACAACTACTCTGCCATGGTCACCTGTCAGTCAACCAAAGGGACTCCACCTGTCACCTTTTCATTCTACATCGGGGGAGCATTGGTTGGCAATGTGACGAGTGAAGACAGAAGCGCCACATTTAAGGTCCCACTGGTCTTGGGTCAGGACTCAGAAATCCAGTGCCAGGCAGACAATGGAAACTATAGTAAACGTAGTCAATCGTTGCCCTTAAAAGTTG AGCCAGTGAAGAACGCAGAGATTGTCGTCCGCTCAGGTGCAGTGGAGCTCTTTGAGGGGGATCCGCTGGAGCTCCTCTGTAACCTTGCTGCTGGAAATCATGTTTCCTACAAGTGGCTGCTGAATGGTCGGCTCATCTCTCCGTCTCCTGTCCACCATAAGCATCTCTTGATTTCACG AGCCACCTCAAAAGACAGCGGCTCCTACACATGTATGGCTTCCAACGTCTTCAGCTCCGCCAACAGCTCTGAAGTTGTAATCACAGTCAAAG ATGTGGTGTCAGCCCCTGAAATCTCCTTCAGCGTGTTAAAGGAGGATTCCCACAACTACTCTGCCATGGTCACCTGTCAGTCAACCAAAGGGACTCCACCTGTCACCTTTTCATTCTACATCGGGGGAGCATTGGTTGGCAATGTGACGAGTGAAGACAGAAGCGCCACATTTAAGGTCCCACTGGTCTTGGGTCAGGACTCAGAAATCCAGTGCCAGGCAGACAATGGAAACTATAGTAAACGTAGTCAATCGTTGCCCTTAAAAGTTG AGCCAGTGAAGAACGCAGAGATTGTCGTCCACTCAGGTGCAGTGGAGCTCTTTGAGGGGGATCCGCTGGAGCTCCTCTGTAACCTTGCTGCTGGAAATCATGTTTCCTACAAGTGGCTGCTGAATGGTCGGCTCATCTCTCCGTCTCCTGTCCACCATAAGCATCTCTTGATTTCACG AGCCACCTCAGAAGACAGCGGCTCCTACACATGTATGGCTTCCAACGTCTTCAGCTCCGCTAACAGCTCTGAAGTTGTAATCACAGTCAAAG ATGTGGTGTCAGCCCCTGAAATCTCCTTCAGCGTGTTAAAGGAGGATTCCCACAACTACTCTGCCGTGGTCACCTGTCAGTCAACCAAAGGGACTCCACCTGTCACCTTTTCACTCTACATTGGGGGAGCATTGGTTGGCAATGTGACAAGTGAAGACAGAAGCGCCACATTTAAGGTCCCAGTGGTCTTGGGTCAGGACTCAAAAATCCAGTGCCAGGCAGACAATGGAAACTATAGCAAACGTAGTCAATTGTTACCCTACAAAGTTG TCTTGGTTCGTGGGCCCGTGAACATAACCGTGGACAATGAATACGACACTGGAGAATACTTGGCTGTGGTCGGCCTCAGGTTGAACTGCGAGGTGGCGGAGGGATCTCATCCACGGTACCGCTGGTTCCTCAACAATACCCTCCTACATGACCGAGGAAGCTTCTACTACGTGCACAACCCTTCTCCAAAACAATCGACCCTCATACTGTCTGTAGAGAGACGCAGCACTGGGACGTACCACTGTGAAGTGTCTGACAGCTTTGACAACACCACTGCAATAAGCAGCATTAATCTATACGTAGATAAAGAAG GGCTGAGCCGTCTCCCCGTCTTAGTAGTGGCAGTTGTCTTTGGATGTTTCACAGTCCTGATTCTTCTGGTCTCCGTTTGTTGCTTCATTGGGGTGGTCTACA GGCGAAGGGTGTATGGAAAGACGTCTCT GTTGGGCCTGGAGATGGA
- the si:dkey-93h22.7 gene encoding Fc receptor-like protein 5 isoform X2, translating to MFASLFLVMLGLCYCSSESDQLILEKPHLSGPSEALLKNITVFNCSLSSHPKNESILLKLFKRGSHARQLGEYTSLAGEPGLFHLVIKLTHEGNLECVASAQNNTNIKPTFSDKHHLKVVEPVKNAEIVVPSGAVELFEGQRLELLCNLAAGNHVSYKWLRNGQLISPSPVHPASHNFSISRATSKDSGSYTCMASNVFSSANSSEVVITVKDVVSAPEISFSVLKEDSHNYSAMVTCQSTKGTPPVTFSFYIGGALVGNVTSEDRSATFKVPLVLGQDSEIQCQADNGNYSKRSQSLPLKVEPVKNAEIVVHSGAVELFEGDPLELLCNLAAGNHVSYKWLLNGRLISPSPVHHKHLLISRATSEDSGSYTCMASNVFSSANSSEVVITVKDVVSAPEISFSVLKEDSHNYSAVVTCQSTKGTPPVTFSLYIGGALVGNVTSEDRSATFKVPVVLGQDSKIQCQADNGNYSKRSQLLPYKVVLVRGPVNITVDNEYDTGEYLAVVGLRLNCEVAEGSHPRYRWFLNNTLLHDRGSFYYVHNPSPKQSTLILSVERRSTGTYHCEVSDSFDNTTAISSINLYVDKEGLSRLPVLVVAVVFGCFTVLILLVSVCCFIGVVYRRRVYGKTSLLGLEMERRVAARGGELDLLDYDEDADLVKAVREDEFDQASEASVDEWPQIAEEEKTLEDEPVEIL from the exons ATGTTTGCTTCCCTTTTTCTGGTCATGCTGG GGCTGTGCTACTGTAGCAGCGAGAGCG ATCAGTTAATTCTGGAGAAGCCACATCTGTCAGGTCCCTCTGAGGCTTTGTTGAAAAACATCACTGTATTTAATTGTTCCCTTTCGAGCCACCCAAAGAATGAGTCTATCCTGCTGAAGTTATTCAA GAGGGGTAGCCATGCCAGGCAGTTGGGCGAATACACCTCCCTGGCTGGGGAACCTGGACTCTTCCACTTGGTGATCAAACTTACCCATGAGGGAAACCTGGAGTGTGTGGCCAGCGCACAGAACAACACTAACATAAAGCCCACTTTTAGCGACAAACACCACCTGAAGGTTGTTG AGCCAGTGAAGAACGCAGAGATTGTCGTCCCCTCAGGTGCAGTGGAGCTCTTTGAGGGGCAGAGACTGGAGCTCCTCTGTAACCTTGCTGCTGGAAATCATGTTTCCTACAAGTGGCTGCGGAATGGTCAGCTCATCTCTCCGTCTCCTGTCCACCCTGCTTCTCATAATTTCTCGATTTCACG AGCCACCTCAAAAGACAGCGGCTCCTACACATGTATGGCTTCCAACGTCTTCAGCTCCGCCAACAGCTCTGAAGTTGTAATCACAGTCAAAG ATGTGGTGTCAGCCCCTGAAATCTCCTTCAGCGTGTTAAAGGAGGATTCCCACAACTACTCTGCCATGGTCACCTGTCAGTCAACCAAAGGGACTCCACCTGTCACCTTTTCATTCTACATCGGGGGAGCATTGGTTGGCAATGTGACGAGTGAAGACAGAAGCGCCACATTTAAGGTCCCACTGGTCTTGGGTCAGGACTCAGAAATCCAGTGCCAGGCAGACAATGGAAACTATAGTAAACGTAGTCAATCGTTGCCCTTAAAAGTTG AGCCAGTGAAGAACGCAGAGATTGTCGTCCACTCAGGTGCAGTGGAGCTCTTTGAGGGGGATCCGCTGGAGCTCCTCTGTAACCTTGCTGCTGGAAATCATGTTTCCTACAAGTGGCTGCTGAATGGTCGGCTCATCTCTCCGTCTCCTGTCCACCATAAGCATCTCTTGATTTCACG AGCCACCTCAGAAGACAGCGGCTCCTACACATGTATGGCTTCCAACGTCTTCAGCTCCGCTAACAGCTCTGAAGTTGTAATCACAGTCAAAG ATGTGGTGTCAGCCCCTGAAATCTCCTTCAGCGTGTTAAAGGAGGATTCCCACAACTACTCTGCCGTGGTCACCTGTCAGTCAACCAAAGGGACTCCACCTGTCACCTTTTCACTCTACATTGGGGGAGCATTGGTTGGCAATGTGACAAGTGAAGACAGAAGCGCCACATTTAAGGTCCCAGTGGTCTTGGGTCAGGACTCAAAAATCCAGTGCCAGGCAGACAATGGAAACTATAGCAAACGTAGTCAATTGTTACCCTACAAAGTTG TCTTGGTTCGTGGGCCCGTGAACATAACCGTGGACAATGAATACGACACTGGAGAATACTTGGCTGTGGTCGGCCTCAGGTTGAACTGCGAGGTGGCGGAGGGATCTCATCCACGGTACCGCTGGTTCCTCAACAATACCCTCCTACATGACCGAGGAAGCTTCTACTACGTGCACAACCCTTCTCCAAAACAATCGACCCTCATACTGTCTGTAGAGAGACGCAGCACTGGGACGTACCACTGTGAAGTGTCTGACAGCTTTGACAACACCACTGCAATAAGCAGCATTAATCTATACGTAGATAAAGAAG GGCTGAGCCGTCTCCCCGTCTTAGTAGTGGCAGTTGTCTTTGGATGTTTCACAGTCCTGATTCTTCTGGTCTCCGTTTGTTGCTTCATTGGGGTGGTCTACA GGCGAAGGGTGTATGGAAAGACGTCTCT GTTGGGCCTGGAGATGGA